In one Mycobacterium heckeshornense genomic region, the following are encoded:
- a CDS encoding nuclear transport factor 2 family protein codes for MDDCEEIRRLIALHAQLLDDRRWTALAELYCSDGVLPWAGQTFRGRKAIIDGLPATQPPIPNRIKHFVFAPVIEMHGNEARAWSDVIVALIPEDGPAEMSFVGRYHDHLRRENGRWLLFKHVTVKTGDPLPDDERLPSALHGETTDANR; via the coding sequence GTGGACGATTGCGAAGAGATCAGACGTCTCATAGCGTTGCATGCTCAGCTGCTCGATGACCGCCGATGGACCGCACTTGCGGAGCTATACTGCAGCGACGGCGTATTGCCGTGGGCGGGACAGACGTTTCGCGGGCGAAAGGCGATTATCGACGGGTTGCCCGCAACGCAGCCCCCGATCCCGAACAGGATCAAACATTTTGTCTTTGCACCGGTAATCGAGATGCATGGAAACGAGGCTCGGGCCTGGAGCGACGTGATCGTGGCTTTAATACCAGAGGACGGGCCAGCCGAGATGTCGTTTGTGGGGCGCTATCACGATCACCTTCGCCGAGAGAATGGGCGCTGGCTGTTGTTCAAACATGTCACGGTGAAAACCGGAGACCCTCTGCCTGACGATGAACGATTACCGTCGGCGCTCCATGGCGAAACGACCGATGCTAATCGATGA
- a CDS encoding SDR family NAD(P)-dependent oxidoreductase, producing the protein MTGLLDGKVALVTGAGHGIGRGHALELARHGAVVIVNDLGTSLSGEGSGRVADKVVQIIESRAGKAISDFSDVGDEQQVELMVERAYSQLGRLDIVVNNAGIVRDKAIWNMTADDFDLVMRVHVRGSWLTSRAVARRWRSEAKANGGKVYGRIINTTSGAGLHGNFGQTNYSAAKAAIVGLTQTLSLELASIGATANVISPGGRTRMSASMPGAAAPIEPDELSEDEFDPKDPALSSPVVAWLASPEAGHISGQIIRAVGENLQLLKGWHPVASVSNGGKRWNAGKLGAIMGTDVFGTRNPGLRLGG; encoded by the coding sequence ATGACAGGCCTGCTCGACGGCAAAGTCGCCCTGGTCACCGGTGCCGGGCACGGCATCGGCCGTGGACATGCGCTCGAGCTGGCAAGGCACGGTGCCGTCGTGATCGTCAACGACCTCGGCACTTCACTTTCCGGTGAAGGCAGCGGCAGAGTCGCCGACAAGGTCGTGCAAATCATCGAAAGCCGCGCCGGCAAAGCCATCTCCGACTTCAGCGATGTCGGCGACGAACAACAGGTCGAGCTGATGGTCGAGCGTGCCTATTCGCAGCTGGGCCGCCTGGATATTGTCGTCAACAACGCCGGTATCGTCCGCGACAAGGCGATATGGAATATGACGGCCGACGATTTCGACCTTGTGATGCGGGTGCATGTCCGGGGAAGCTGGCTGACCAGCCGGGCGGTGGCGCGCAGGTGGCGGTCGGAGGCGAAAGCCAACGGCGGCAAGGTGTATGGACGCATCATCAACACCACCTCCGGCGCGGGATTGCACGGGAATTTCGGACAGACGAATTACAGTGCGGCCAAAGCGGCGATTGTCGGCCTGACCCAGACGCTAAGCCTCGAGCTGGCGTCTATCGGAGCGACCGCGAACGTGATCAGCCCCGGCGGCCGCACCCGCATGTCGGCGTCGATGCCCGGGGCGGCGGCACCGATTGAACCCGACGAACTCAGCGAAGACGAGTTCGACCCCAAGGACCCTGCACTGAGTTCGCCGGTGGTGGCCTGGCTGGCCAGCCCCGAGGCAGGTCATATCAGCGGGCAAATCATCCGCGCGGTCGGCGAGAACCTCCAGCTACTCAAGGGCTGGCATCCCGTTGCCAGCGTATCTAATGGCGGAAAGCGTTGGAATGCAGGAAAACTCGGTGCCATTATGGGTACCGATGTGTTCGGCACCCGCAACCCGGGCCTGCGATTGGGTGGCTGA
- a CDS encoding Zn-ribbon domain-containing OB-fold protein yields MARADIPIIDAASAPYWAAAREGRLLITECGSCAKVHHYPRPFCPYCWSDNVHPVRASGRGTLYTYSTVYVNDLPPFRDRLPYVAAIVELAEGPKLMTMIEGPSPEQLQIGMKVTACFRPVDDDPDSAYLIVFTPTEETP; encoded by the coding sequence GTGGCGCGAGCAGACATCCCGATCATCGACGCGGCCAGCGCGCCCTACTGGGCGGCGGCACGAGAGGGCCGCCTGCTAATCACCGAGTGCGGGTCATGCGCGAAGGTGCACCACTATCCCCGGCCGTTCTGTCCGTACTGCTGGAGCGATAACGTCCATCCGGTCCGGGCCAGCGGCCGCGGCACGCTGTACACGTACTCAACGGTTTACGTCAACGACTTGCCACCGTTTCGCGACCGGTTGCCCTATGTAGCGGCCATTGTCGAACTGGCCGAAGGCCCCAAGCTCATGACGATGATCGAGGGTCCGTCGCCCGAGCAACTCCAGATCGGGATGAAGGTGACCGCTTGTTTCAGACCGGTCGACGATGACCCTGACTCGGCATATTTGATTGTCTTCACCCCGACCGAGGAGACACCATGA
- a CDS encoding enoyl-CoA hydratase/isomerase family protein, producing MTHETTVLSEIGGSVMTITLNRPEAANALRPVDRDAVIALIGAADGDADVRVVVLRANGKHFCAGADVASLADRRVTVEKKVLDPMRRIMNGAQKLVAAVLDCNKPVITAVQGAAAGVGAHLVYASDLVIATDNAYFAESFVKRGLVVDGGGCYLLPRRIGMQKAKEMAFFGEKLTAAEALALGLVNRVVAADELDDVVADFAARLAVAPTSAIALTKRLLNDSPDSDRAAAFVAEAMAQEIQSYSHDSKEGVQAFTEKRPTEFTGW from the coding sequence ATGACCCATGAGACGACTGTGCTATCCGAAATCGGCGGCAGCGTCATGACCATCACGCTGAACCGGCCCGAGGCAGCCAACGCGCTACGACCGGTCGACCGTGACGCGGTCATCGCGCTGATCGGCGCCGCTGACGGTGATGCCGACGTACGTGTGGTGGTGCTGCGGGCCAATGGCAAACATTTCTGCGCCGGTGCCGACGTGGCCTCGCTCGCCGACCGCCGAGTCACTGTGGAGAAAAAGGTGCTGGACCCGATGCGGCGCATCATGAACGGCGCCCAGAAACTCGTGGCCGCCGTCCTGGACTGCAACAAACCGGTGATCACCGCAGTGCAAGGCGCGGCGGCCGGCGTGGGCGCTCATCTCGTCTACGCCTCCGATCTCGTCATCGCCACCGACAATGCCTACTTCGCTGAGTCTTTCGTGAAGCGTGGACTGGTGGTAGACGGGGGTGGCTGTTATCTGTTGCCGAGGCGGATCGGCATGCAGAAAGCCAAGGAGATGGCATTTTTTGGTGAAAAGCTCACTGCCGCTGAGGCGCTAGCGCTGGGCCTGGTCAACCGCGTGGTGGCGGCCGACGAACTCGACGACGTGGTGGCGGATTTCGCGGCGCGGCTAGCTGTGGCACCCACCAGTGCGATCGCGCTCACCAAGCGCCTGCTCAATGACTCGCCCGACAGCGACCGGGCCGCTGCGTTCGTGGCCGAGGCGATGGCTCAGGAGATCCAGTCGTATTCGCACGATTCGAAGGAAGGTGTCCAGGCGTTCACCGAGAAGCGGCCGACCGAGTTCACTGGCTGGTGA
- a CDS encoding cytochrome P450 yields the protein MPATETGELGFRSLIDLQWWQDRPDERPALYARLREKGGPIFVRTNRRDSSTARGFWAVGNHADILDISRRPGEFSSAAGTQIFDQTKQMREYRGSIIDMDDPEHMRLRKIVSRGFTPRMLSELRGLVEQTTAEILDAMPSSGECDFVSAFATLLPLRIIDSMLGVPREHEQFILRVSDVVLGASDPEYVPDQSVAGIEAAVTEHSERLISLLKDIAEDRIANPTGDVISKLVTSDEENLTPQELAKFFILLLGAGNETTRNALTHGLHLLSRHPDQRDRLLADYDGLAPSAVEEILRYASPVIHMRRTVTADGVALASGTHTFHKGDKVVMWYPAANRDPAVFRDPEVFDIARKPNNHVAFGGPGPHFCLGAHLARLELNVAFKMLYDRYPDITSVGEPVMLRSNFVNGIKHLRVTYTP from the coding sequence GTGCCTGCTACCGAAACCGGCGAACTGGGATTCCGCTCGCTCATCGACCTGCAATGGTGGCAGGACCGACCGGACGAGCGCCCCGCGCTCTACGCACGACTCCGGGAAAAGGGTGGGCCCATTTTTGTCCGCACCAACCGCCGCGACTCCTCTACGGCGCGCGGATTCTGGGCGGTGGGAAACCACGCCGACATCCTCGACATCAGCCGCCGGCCCGGCGAGTTCAGTTCCGCCGCCGGCACCCAGATCTTCGACCAGACCAAACAGATGCGGGAATACCGCGGCTCGATCATCGACATGGACGATCCGGAGCACATGCGGCTGCGCAAGATCGTGTCGCGCGGATTTACCCCCCGCATGCTCTCGGAGTTACGCGGCCTGGTCGAGCAGACGACTGCCGAAATCCTCGACGCGATGCCGTCTTCCGGTGAGTGCGATTTTGTCAGCGCATTCGCGACCCTGTTGCCGCTGCGGATCATCGACAGCATGCTCGGGGTCCCGCGCGAGCACGAGCAGTTCATCCTGCGGGTCAGCGACGTGGTCCTCGGCGCCTCTGACCCGGAGTACGTGCCGGATCAGAGCGTCGCCGGTATCGAGGCCGCGGTGACCGAGCACAGCGAACGGCTGATCAGCCTCCTCAAAGACATCGCCGAGGACCGGATCGCGAATCCGACCGGTGATGTGATCAGCAAGCTGGTCACCTCCGATGAGGAGAACCTCACCCCCCAGGAATTGGCGAAGTTCTTCATCCTGCTGCTCGGTGCCGGCAACGAGACCACGCGCAACGCGCTGACCCATGGCCTGCATCTTCTCAGCCGCCACCCCGATCAGCGCGACCGACTGCTCGCCGACTACGACGGCCTCGCACCGAGCGCGGTCGAAGAGATCCTGCGATACGCCAGTCCCGTGATTCACATGCGCCGCACAGTGACCGCCGATGGGGTAGCGCTGGCGTCGGGTACCCACACCTTCCACAAGGGCGACAAGGTCGTCATGTGGTATCCGGCGGCCAATCGGGACCCGGCAGTGTTCCGCGACCCGGAGGTGTTCGACATTGCCCGCAAACCCAACAACCACGTTGCTTTCGGTGGGCCGGGTCCGCATTTCTGTCTCGGCGCTCATTTGGCCAGACTCGAACTCAACGTCGCGTTTAAGATGCTCTACGACCGCTATCCGGACATCACCTCGGTCGGAGAGCCGGTGATGTTGCGCTCGAACTTCGTGAACGGCATCAAGCACCTGCGGGTCACGTATACGCCATGA
- a CDS encoding SDR family NAD(P)-dependent oxidoreductase: MDLNLQDKTFAVIGGTAGIGLAAAKALAADGAAVAVVGRDEAKAHKAVGMLSAAGAAATHGLAYDVSKPGAAVEAVGDAVERLGGRLHGIAVTMGTAGMMPIDADDAAWDDAFHDVLLATTRSVQAALPHLVKTKGAVVTTAAYSARAPHEPRLPYASLKAAVATFTRGIARTHGKDGIRANCVAPGAVETDALHAIRGQIAESKGFPYDEALERALVEDFGFDAALGRPGQPDEIGSLIAFLLSGRCGFLTGQTIFADGGAP; the protein is encoded by the coding sequence ATGGACCTGAATCTGCAGGACAAAACGTTCGCCGTGATCGGCGGCACCGCTGGCATTGGCCTGGCCGCTGCAAAGGCGCTTGCAGCCGATGGCGCAGCAGTCGCCGTGGTTGGCCGGGATGAGGCGAAGGCTCACAAAGCGGTAGGTATGCTCTCGGCGGCAGGTGCCGCCGCAACGCATGGGCTGGCATACGACGTGAGCAAGCCCGGGGCCGCGGTCGAGGCCGTCGGCGACGCGGTCGAGAGGTTGGGGGGAAGGCTGCACGGTATTGCGGTCACGATGGGCACCGCCGGGATGATGCCCATCGACGCTGACGATGCCGCCTGGGACGACGCCTTCCACGATGTGCTGCTTGCGACCACTCGCAGCGTCCAGGCCGCGTTACCGCACCTGGTGAAGACCAAGGGCGCGGTCGTGACGACTGCGGCCTATTCGGCGCGCGCTCCGCACGAACCACGGTTGCCCTACGCCAGCCTCAAGGCCGCCGTCGCTACGTTCACCCGCGGTATCGCCCGCACCCACGGCAAGGACGGCATCCGGGCCAACTGTGTTGCACCGGGGGCAGTGGAAACCGACGCCCTGCATGCGATCCGGGGACAGATCGCGGAGAGCAAGGGCTTCCCGTATGACGAAGCGCTGGAGCGTGCGCTGGTCGAGGACTTCGGCTTCGACGCGGCCCTGGGTCGCCCTGGGCAGCCCGATGAGATCGGGTCTTTGATCGCATTCTTGCTGTCTGGCCGATGCGGGTTCCTCACCGGGCAAACTATTTTCGCCGACGGTGGAGCGCCGTAG
- a CDS encoding NDMA-dependent alcohol dehydrogenase, with product MHTQAAVLWGRNAPWSIETIDLDPPKPPEVLVELRASGMCHSDEHIVTGDMPFRLPCIGGHEGAGVVRAVGEHVSWLQPGDHVVFSFMPSCGRCSSCSTGHQSLCDLGAKIYSGMQIYDETARHHAKGIDLALACGIGSFAHHTVVHEASCVKIAKHYRLDLACLLGCGFVTGWGSAVYAAGVRPGDTVVVAGAGGIGAAAVQGARLAGARTITVIDPSEHKRDEALKMGATHTAADWIEAKDVVAEATWNRGADKFICAMGVGDGQLVAQALAMTAKRGRLVITNIHPMLEREIRANLMDLTLTEKQIVGTLYGSGNPRADIPKILELYSAGQVDLESMVTRTYPLEKVNEGYADMRAGANIRGVLVYPGAR from the coding sequence ATGCATACGCAGGCCGCGGTGCTGTGGGGGCGTAACGCCCCCTGGTCGATCGAGACCATCGACCTCGATCCGCCGAAACCGCCGGAAGTGCTAGTCGAGTTGCGCGCCTCGGGGATGTGCCATTCCGACGAGCACATTGTCACCGGCGACATGCCCTTCCGGCTGCCCTGCATTGGCGGCCACGAGGGCGCCGGCGTCGTGAGGGCCGTCGGCGAGCACGTATCGTGGCTGCAGCCCGGCGACCACGTGGTGTTCAGTTTCATGCCATCGTGTGGGCGATGCTCGTCGTGCTCGACGGGCCACCAGAGCCTGTGCGACCTCGGAGCCAAGATCTACTCGGGCATGCAAATCTACGACGAGACCGCCCGCCACCATGCCAAGGGTATAGACCTGGCGCTGGCGTGCGGCATCGGATCCTTCGCGCATCACACTGTCGTGCATGAGGCGAGCTGTGTGAAGATTGCCAAGCATTACCGGCTGGACCTGGCCTGCCTTTTGGGCTGCGGATTTGTCACCGGGTGGGGCTCCGCGGTGTACGCGGCCGGGGTGCGCCCCGGCGACACCGTGGTCGTCGCAGGCGCCGGCGGCATCGGCGCGGCCGCGGTACAAGGCGCTCGACTGGCTGGCGCCCGCACGATCACGGTCATCGACCCGTCGGAACACAAGCGCGACGAGGCGCTCAAGATGGGCGCCACCCATACCGCTGCCGACTGGATCGAAGCCAAAGATGTTGTCGCCGAGGCTACCTGGAATCGCGGCGCCGACAAATTCATCTGCGCCATGGGGGTTGGCGACGGCCAGTTGGTTGCACAGGCATTGGCGATGACCGCCAAACGCGGACGGCTGGTGATCACCAACATCCATCCCATGCTGGAGCGGGAGATCCGGGCCAATTTGATGGATCTCACGCTGACCGAGAAACAAATCGTCGGAACGCTCTACGGCTCAGGCAATCCGCGCGCCGACATCCCAAAAATCCTCGAGTTGTACAGTGCCGGCCAAGTGGACCTGGAGTCGATGGTCACCAGAACCTATCCGCTGGAAAAGGTCAACGAGGGCTACGCCGACATGCGCGCCGGGGCTAACATCCGCGGCGTATTGGTCTATCCGGGAGCTCGATAG
- a CDS encoding aldehyde dehydrogenase has protein sequence MTRLPESAPMMMLPAAYVGGRWVSGADAPVAVKSPTSGEQLGTVGVAGAAEVDVAVTAAQAALTSPPWCQASPADRAAALGRVADALSARKNVLADLTTSEIGSPRCWSTFGQVLTAIGVLRAYAGITLDYPFESTRPSVTGGTVDIRQVPLGVVGAIIPWNTPLFIAALKLGPALAAGCTVVLKPALDAPLSIGVLTEAIEEAGLPPGVVNVVNGGAATGRYLTSHPGIDKITFTGSTAVGAQVAASCGAQIRRCSTELGGKSAAIVLPDAPLESTVTGLVGGAMANNGQLCAALTRILLPRSRYHEFVNALTSAVAKLTVGDPADRSTDIGPLINEAAREKVEGFLERARRQGATVLTGGERLPGPGWFLTPAVVAARNDMEIAREEVFGPVAVVIEYDDAAGDAAAVNIANDSRYGLVGAVWSADSQRATAVASQLRVGSVAINSTAVLDFGSPFGGFKQSGIGREGGPEGIAGFVEYQAIIK, from the coding sequence ATGACAAGACTGCCAGAATCAGCGCCTATGATGATGTTGCCAGCTGCCTATGTCGGGGGTAGGTGGGTGTCGGGCGCCGACGCGCCGGTCGCGGTCAAGTCACCGACGTCGGGCGAACAGCTTGGCACAGTGGGTGTCGCGGGAGCCGCCGAGGTCGACGTCGCCGTGACGGCAGCCCAGGCTGCGCTGACGTCACCGCCATGGTGCCAGGCCTCCCCGGCGGACCGCGCTGCTGCACTCGGTCGAGTGGCCGATGCACTTAGCGCCCGCAAGAACGTGCTCGCCGACCTGACGACTTCCGAGATCGGCTCGCCACGCTGCTGGAGCACATTCGGCCAAGTCCTGACCGCCATAGGCGTGCTGCGAGCATACGCTGGGATCACACTTGATTACCCCTTCGAGTCGACTCGGCCGTCGGTGACTGGCGGCACCGTCGATATCCGCCAGGTGCCGCTCGGGGTGGTAGGGGCGATCATCCCTTGGAACACACCGCTGTTCATCGCCGCCCTCAAGCTGGGGCCAGCGCTGGCCGCCGGTTGTACCGTCGTGCTAAAGCCAGCGCTGGACGCGCCGCTGAGCATCGGGGTGCTTACCGAGGCGATCGAGGAGGCCGGCCTGCCACCCGGCGTTGTCAACGTTGTCAACGGCGGAGCTGCCACCGGCCGGTACCTGACGTCGCATCCGGGTATCGACAAGATCACCTTCACCGGCTCCACCGCCGTCGGTGCACAGGTCGCGGCTTCATGCGGCGCGCAAATTCGCCGCTGCAGCACCGAACTGGGCGGCAAGTCGGCGGCCATCGTGCTTCCGGACGCGCCGCTGGAATCCACGGTGACCGGATTGGTTGGCGGCGCGATGGCCAACAACGGCCAACTCTGCGCTGCGCTGACTCGGATCTTGTTGCCCCGCAGCCGTTATCACGAATTCGTCAATGCATTGACGTCCGCGGTCGCCAAGCTGACGGTCGGCGATCCGGCGGATCGGTCCACCGACATCGGGCCGCTGATCAACGAAGCCGCCCGCGAAAAGGTGGAGGGTTTCCTGGAGCGGGCCCGCCGCCAGGGCGCGACGGTCTTGACCGGTGGCGAGCGTTTACCCGGTCCCGGATGGTTCCTCACTCCCGCGGTGGTCGCCGCCCGCAACGACATGGAGATCGCGCGCGAGGAGGTGTTCGGCCCTGTGGCAGTGGTAATCGAATACGACGACGCAGCCGGAGATGCGGCTGCGGTGAACATCGCCAACGACTCACGATACGGCTTGGTCGGCGCCGTGTGGTCGGCCGACAGCCAGCGTGCGACGGCTGTGGCATCGCAGCTGCGTGTCGGATCTGTGGCGATCAATTCCACGGCGGTGCTCGACTTCGGCAGCCCTTTCGGCGGCTTCAAGCAGTCGGGAATCGGCCGTGAGGGCGGCCCAGAAGGCATCGCCGGCTTTGTCGAATATCAGGCGATCATCAAATAG
- a CDS encoding MaoC family dehydratase N-terminal domain-containing protein — protein sequence MRSAPERDAEPTTGQVWEVIIERGKIAEFAAATESDNPAYRGPDAIIPPTFLTTAARWASPGVRVSVGFDRKRLLHGEQEYTFYGPLPKAGDVLTARERIVDRFSKPGKRGGTMQFATVVTEYRNTEGILVAEAKGTFIETAPR from the coding sequence ATGAGGTCAGCTCCGGAACGCGATGCCGAGCCCACCACCGGCCAGGTGTGGGAAGTAATCATCGAGCGCGGAAAGATCGCCGAGTTCGCGGCGGCCACCGAATCGGATAATCCTGCTTACCGGGGGCCCGATGCGATCATTCCGCCGACGTTTTTGACCACGGCCGCCCGCTGGGCATCACCGGGGGTGCGGGTCAGCGTCGGATTCGACCGAAAGCGGTTGTTGCATGGCGAGCAGGAGTACACCTTTTACGGCCCCCTGCCGAAGGCCGGTGATGTGCTGACCGCCCGCGAGCGGATCGTCGACCGGTTCTCCAAACCGGGCAAGCGCGGGGGAACCATGCAGTTCGCCACCGTGGTGACCGAGTACCGCAACACCGAGGGCATCTTGGTGGCTGAGGCGAAAGGCACCTTCATCGAGACGGCGCCACGATGA
- a CDS encoding MaoC/PaaZ C-terminal domain-containing protein — translation MTTGLQVGTAAAPRKFGPMTRQMFVRYAGASGDLNPMHYDDDLARSVGYPSAFAQGMLIAGLLATFATDWLGADTIRRFGVRFREQVWPGDVVTCSGQVVAVTGDDDGDRVTVELSAHRQTGAAAITGTAEFLIPRNASPGGAMAADRP, via the coding sequence ATGACCACCGGTCTGCAGGTAGGCACCGCAGCGGCCCCGCGCAAGTTCGGTCCGATGACCCGGCAGATGTTCGTGCGGTATGCCGGTGCCTCGGGGGATCTCAATCCGATGCACTACGACGACGACCTGGCCCGATCCGTCGGCTATCCTTCGGCCTTCGCTCAAGGCATGTTGATCGCCGGACTGCTCGCCACCTTCGCCACTGACTGGCTGGGCGCTGACACGATCCGCCGATTCGGTGTCCGTTTCCGTGAGCAGGTCTGGCCCGGCGACGTGGTCACCTGCTCGGGTCAGGTTGTCGCGGTGACCGGCGACGACGATGGTGACCGGGTAACGGTGGAGTTGAGCGCCCATCGGCAGACCGGCGCGGCCGCGATCACCGGGACCGCGGAGTTTCTGATACCACGAAACGCCTCGCCGGGTGGCGCGATGGCGGCGGATCGACCATAG
- a CDS encoding TetR/AcrR family transcriptional regulator — MSEASIVRRSSYGPSSPAVGVRGATTRTRITEVSLDLFGRLGFFDTSVDAIAKAAGVSRATLYQYFQGKDEIFLELLNECGSALFRVARRIGPLGPDDVGFDNLNWWLGEWSWVFDKYSTMFIQWTAVASSDTKVRPEITRFVRSYNHRIAERLAASGVRGIDPELAAMTMTALVHRLNLFIHTGRAYGRSLQAVVDTLSVFLQLMLFPGTPPVVFRSLHLHASADPAADLAAIEVPPEPDTDGLSISDRTATLSKRAVNTVNALAAAGAEQFRARGYRSTSVDDIVEAAKVARGTFYKYFSDKQDLLTAVAAEIYSPAKTFAERIAHVDPIDDESTLRRWLATYVEFYDRYSGCIDAWAEGTTDQPTVIAIGENGQVLMDLGVARMLTSRPGPFAFDPIVSALIVRALVTRVPQAAADLPDPISRSGVVELLLTCIRRGFFGLAG, encoded by the coding sequence ATGTCGGAAGCATCGATCGTGCGCCGTAGCAGCTACGGTCCGTCTAGCCCCGCGGTCGGAGTGCGGGGTGCCACCACGCGTACCCGGATCACCGAGGTATCACTGGACCTCTTCGGCCGCCTGGGATTCTTCGACACCTCGGTCGACGCCATCGCCAAGGCCGCCGGGGTCTCCAGGGCCACGCTTTACCAGTACTTTCAGGGCAAAGACGAGATTTTCCTGGAACTGCTCAATGAGTGCGGCAGCGCATTGTTCCGAGTCGCGCGGCGCATCGGCCCGCTTGGGCCCGACGACGTAGGGTTCGACAACCTGAACTGGTGGCTGGGCGAGTGGAGCTGGGTCTTCGACAAGTACTCGACCATGTTCATCCAGTGGACGGCGGTCGCCTCATCAGATACCAAGGTTCGTCCCGAGATCACCCGATTCGTCCGCAGCTATAACCACCGCATTGCCGAGCGGCTCGCCGCATCCGGTGTGCGCGGCATCGACCCCGAGCTCGCGGCGATGACGATGACCGCCCTGGTGCACCGCCTGAATCTGTTCATCCACACCGGCCGCGCATACGGCCGCAGTCTTCAGGCAGTCGTTGACACCCTCTCGGTGTTCCTGCAACTCATGTTGTTTCCGGGCACCCCTCCGGTGGTCTTCCGCAGTCTGCACCTTCACGCCAGCGCCGACCCGGCGGCAGACCTGGCCGCGATCGAGGTGCCGCCTGAGCCGGATACCGATGGCCTATCGATCAGCGATCGCACCGCCACCCTTAGCAAGCGCGCCGTGAACACCGTCAATGCGCTGGCGGCCGCCGGTGCCGAACAATTCCGCGCACGCGGTTATCGCAGCACGAGCGTCGACGACATCGTTGAGGCGGCCAAGGTTGCCCGCGGCACGTTCTACAAGTACTTCAGCGACAAGCAGGATCTGCTGACTGCCGTTGCGGCGGAAATCTATTCTCCAGCAAAGACCTTCGCTGAACGGATTGCCCACGTCGACCCCATCGACGACGAATCGACTCTGCGGCGATGGCTGGCCACATATGTCGAATTCTACGATCGGTATTCGGGCTGTATCGACGCGTGGGCAGAGGGCACCACGGACCAACCGACGGTGATTGCCATCGGAGAGAACGGGCAGGTGCTGATGGATCTAGGGGTGGCCAGGATGCTGACAAGCCGACCGGGGCCCTTCGCATTCGACCCGATCGTCTCGGCACTCATCGTGCGGGCGCTGGTGACCCGCGTGCCGCAAGCGGCAGCCGACCTGCCTGACCCGATCAGCCGCAGTGGGGTCGTCGAGCTGCTGTTGACCTGCATCAGGCGCGGATTTTTCGGTCTGGCAGGCTGA
- a CDS encoding 3-carboxyethylcatechol 2,3-dioxygenase, which translates to MSGRLVVCASHSPGKERDSEQRFGRKFRTALVAAAEEVQRFDPELVVLFGGDHRRAFRHVVPAFAVAFSASIIAEAPHPAGQLTVPSARARRLAEHLLGEGFDIAVCRDIGLDHAFAQPIRDLLGRLDAKPVIPVPVNCATAPLPNGRRVAEFGAAVGRFLDDVDQRVLLIGTGGLSHSPPSLEVDTYDLSDAERARLIAEGMADARTKIRPEWDGEVLQAMSRWDVDALIDLVDSAQTRAGSGANEIRTWVAAGAAGGGKPVIPLVYEPVAEWITGMAVATSA; encoded by the coding sequence GTGTCTGGTCGACTGGTCGTGTGCGCAAGCCACAGCCCTGGCAAGGAACGGGACAGCGAGCAACGGTTTGGGCGGAAGTTCCGCACGGCGCTGGTCGCGGCGGCCGAAGAGGTCCAGCGTTTCGATCCCGAACTCGTTGTCTTGTTCGGCGGGGATCATCGCCGCGCCTTCCGGCATGTGGTCCCGGCCTTCGCCGTGGCGTTCTCAGCGTCGATAATCGCCGAGGCCCCCCATCCCGCCGGGCAGCTCACCGTCCCGTCGGCGCGTGCGCGACGCCTGGCCGAGCACTTGTTGGGCGAAGGCTTCGACATTGCGGTCTGCCGCGACATTGGACTGGACCATGCGTTCGCTCAGCCGATTCGGGATCTGCTGGGAAGGCTTGACGCCAAACCGGTGATTCCAGTCCCGGTGAACTGCGCCACGGCTCCCCTGCCCAACGGCCGACGGGTCGCCGAGTTCGGCGCGGCAGTCGGGCGTTTTCTCGACGACGTGGACCAGCGGGTTCTGCTGATCGGTACCGGTGGGCTTTCACATTCGCCGCCAAGCCTCGAGGTCGACACCTACGATCTCAGTGACGCAGAACGCGCGCGGCTCATTGCCGAGGGGATGGCTGACGCTCGCACCAAGATCCGGCCCGAGTGGGATGGCGAAGTCCTGCAGGCGATGTCGAGGTGGGACGTCGATGCCCTCATCGATCTGGTGGACTCGGCTCAGACGCGAGCCGGTTCCGGTGCCAACGAGATCCGTACCTGGGTTGCTGCCGGCGCCGCCGGCGGCGGAAAGCCGGTCATTCCGCTCGTGTACGAGCCCGTGGCGGAATGGATCACCGGGATGGCGGTCGCGACCTCGGCGTGA